gtcatttccgTTCAGTTTGTCTATCTTCTCAGCTGCATTGACAACCTCTTCACAGCCCCAACAGTGCACTTGTTGGTTCACACCGAAGAACATGTGTTGATCAGATAAAATTTTCCAGCAAAGGTGGTTTTGAAGCTTTTCTTTATCAAAAACACCTGCTAATACTGAATTTAAGTCCATCAAATCCTGggaataactttattttatacGCCCAAGCTTCAGAAACGATCAAAACGACATCCTGTGAGCATCTGAAAGGGTAAGCACCCGTTAAGTTCTTCCTTCTTACTTGTATAACCTACTTGTGTTAGGAAGGAGCATATGCAAGGTTCACAATTGCTCTTGTAGCAGTTGAAATATGGTTGTtcagaaaattatgttttaattatgaggcattttcaaaacattagACAGGTGGAAACAGGTGGTGTTTAACAGGTGGAAATATGGGCTGCAAAACACATTGTAATTAAGCCACAAGTGTttatcgatttttttttttttacattacattgtccAAATTGAAATCTTCCTAAAAGTAAATTGTGGTTAATATCATTTCTAGATGTAAGCAGGTTATTGTACAGATACAGATATTACATTGAGGCGGGCAGATGTTTCTATATGCATATTCTCCCAAACTTGCTGAactgatgtttatttatttatttatttatttatttatctatctattcttttttcttatttatttatttagaaaccAGACTAATTAACCAGTATTTTTAGCTCATTGTCTCACTTAACAATTAAGTTTAAATGGCTGTTGGGTGAATGCATACAGTAGCAAAAAATCctttttaatttggtaatttgAGTAAGGCATTCTGAATCATATGTGATTGCAAactatcattattttatttacaagaatGCAATTCTTTAATGTTCATTGATATTATCCAAATATGTtgaacattcatttatttggtgTGCAATATTTTACGTTTGGACATGACAAAATTAgttacttatatatatatatacatattctattaatttctttcttttctgcccTTGCTTAAATTTTTTCTTGTCTGGGCCTCTTTGGCCTATGCAATTATAAAACCATAATGTCATTTACTTAGTTGCGTCAAGTATTGTTTCAGTGGGCgatgaatttttaaatggtttcaaATATTCATGTCTGGATCTGGAAATAACTAATggcaaacaagaccaggtcaaaacctagtatatggctggatcgtgtatgggtgtgcgaaaactcggccgaccaatggtgtaacctcatcactcagtcactcagtgaCAGACATTCatgtttatagggctggccttgttgttgcggtccagccaaaaatatggTCAATTTTCCTATGGTTTGTGTCACAAAAAAGTTGGCCAGGCTTTATTGTGGTGACAGATTTCATGACAAAGCAATCTTCCCATTTCTGGACctattatatttaaatgattcCATGGCGTGCTCTAATTTCTGATCCTTGAATACCACCTGCCAAAATGTAGCAACATTTTGGTAATGTCAAAGCACCAGACAAAGgcaaaaacacagtaaaaatgattaaataaaggcAGTTATTTCAGCAATTGTAGGCCTTTCCATTTCCTTTGAGATGATAAATGCTGCATTTATTAAAGCCGTAGCTTATACTTATACGTAGCTGCATGGGTATATTGCGAATGCTGTCTCGAAGTTCTCCACTTAAACTTCCCAAGTATCCTTTGCTGCTCGCAATAAAtgacaaatgtttaattttctgtcaCCAGttgttcacatttgtttttcttaatgaCTATTTGGCAGTGCGCGGAAGTCAATCGTTTGTAAATTGACAAGAGTCTGCACAGTGGAGCATCTTAaatttttcaaagaaacattCAGACCAAAGTGGTAAAAGCAAATATTGTGATTCATAAAACACAACTGAAAAGAAATGCTCTTAACTATCAAATGCCAAAAGCAAACATGCAGTTGTGTGAGAATAAAATTAATCTTCAACCAGGCAGTCAATGGTTGGAACATTTTATCGCAGTCTTGTCAAAAAAGATGAAAGGGTATGATTAGATACATGTTTTTATGGTATTCGGCCATGTGCTGTTTTTGGCTCGAGAAAGAAGCAATTATGGTTCAGTAAACAAAAGTTGTTAGATGAGAGAGTAAGGGACTGCAGACAGCTAATCAATTGAAGTATTGCTAGCAACAGCGAGTGTGAAATAGCATGCTCTCGAGTGATTTGTATTTGATCAATAAAGGATGTAAATAAATCCTTTAATAACAAGAAGGTCAAAGGTAAAgactatgaaaaaaaattgaaaattgaaacactaccattttaatttaatatctttGGAAGAGGTCagttctgtctgttctgactGAGTTTCCCATTTTCTTGACAGATATCCTTGGACGTAAGACATGAAGGGGAAATGACTACTTGTGGAATATCCTATAAGTGGACAGAGGTCATTAGAATGTGCAGCACACGttcaggaaatatttaatgtaataaagGGTGAACATAAGGCACTCATAAGGAAACGCATTAATGTGCTGAACGTTCACGGACACTGGAATCACCCAATCCTCCGGTTTGCAATCTGTTATTCACTGGCAGCCAGACTTTCAACCTTCAGCTTGATAAAGTTGTGAtgtttctttcttctgtttgcGAGTGGTGAAATTGCTTCACTTTAACGCGCATAAAGAGTcagaacgcacacacaaagatgaACGGGATGTCGGAAGTCTCGGTCAAGTGTGTGCTGGTGGGCGACACCGGAGTGGGGAAGACAGCTCTGCTGGTCCGCTTCACCTCGGAGACGTTCCCGGACTGTTACAAGCCGACCGTTTACGACAACCTGGGCGTGGAGGTCTTCATGGACGGGGTTCACATTAATCTCGGGTTGTGGGACACGGCCGGGAGCGAAAGCTTCCGGCAGATCCGGCCCATGTCCTACCACCAGGCCGACGTGGTGCTGATCTGCTACTCGGTGGCTAACCCCGCCTCGTTCGCCAGCGTTCGCCGCCGGTGGATCGGCGAAGTCAAGGACCACCTCCCCCGGGCGCCAGTGCTGGTCGTAGCGACGCAGACTGACCAGCGCGACATGGGGCCGAACCAGGCCAACTGCTTGTCCTCTTCTGACGGGAAGCAGCTTGCTCACGACATCCACGCCAAGGGCTACCTGGAGTGCTCGGCGCTAAGCAACCGGGGCGTGCAGCAGGTGTTCGAGTGCGCTGTGCGGACGGCCACCAACCAGGTCAAACGAGGGAGGTCACGCAGGAGGGTCTTCAACGTCAACCACTGCAAGATATTTTAATGGGCTCTTCAATTTCCTCATCTGGTAAAGGAATATGTGTATTGCACAAAAACTTAGTTGTTGTGGCTGACTTTGAGGACGCTTGGTTCGTATAGGTTCAAATCTGTGACTGCCGCAAGACATTCTCGCATCGTTGGTCTGCCATTGAATGGACATTTAGGTATAATATTATACACTATAATATTATAGAAGTGTGCCCAAGccaagaaaaaaagttaaatacaaTGGGACGCAAGGTAATGTAGACTATGTTATATATCTAAATTTCCTCAGGAAAGCAGGCattaatttcaataattaaTGCAATAATTATTGCCTCAATAAAGGCAATAATTTCAGGCATTATTTAAGCATTTTGTCAGGGTAGTTTGATATGCTTGTTGGGTCAGCCGTTGGCTTGTTTCTGTTTGATGAGTACTCTGCTCTAACAGGAATTTACAGTACAGGAAGAGAACAACAGCACTACTGTGAATATGCTTATAGTTTACCATAATAAAGCTATTTCCCATTTTATGACCACATTATGTTGTCATGTCTGCATATCTGTCATACATGCattatttggaaatatttcagtttgctaAACttaagactgaaggcaaaacactCTAGAGCATCACCAAGAGacatacccagcatctggtgatgtctatgggtcacagacttcaggcagtcatttaATGCAAAGGAcgtgcaaccaagtactaaatatgacatcTTTATATTGTTAatttgtcccattacttttgcttgcctaaaatggggggacaaTGTATCACAAGgagctgtaatttctacacggaTCACCCATTATGGATGTaaaaccctcaaattaaagcttaCAATTCATGTATAAAAGGTGCTATAATTTGTTCAGGGTAAAACCAAAGTCtataaaaataccattaaaGTGAAGCTGACAATGGGCACCATGTGAATTGGTTGATTCCAAATCTACAATTGTgcagtacagagtcaaatcaagaaaaaaaaagttttcgcCCAAACTTTATGGAGCTCGCTGTATACCATACAATCACATGCAGTTACTAAACACCGTTATTTTGACTATAATCAACTTAGATTTTAGCTGAAAACAATCAGCCATGCTGGTATCTACAGTGTAGTAACTGGTAACTGTCCTCTGTTAAAAAGTAACTTTGCAAGGTTTGCTATTGAAGATTATCACAAATGCATCAAAGGAGGAGCCACGTATGAGTTAAATAACTACAGTCCGATTTCAAAACTTTCAGTCCtggaaaaaaatacttgttAAATATGCAGTTTCTGCTTAAACTTATGTTAATCTGGGTTTAGAACTGGCCACAGCACCATTACAGCTTCGGTGGCAGTAACACATAATAATGTAAATGGCcttgaaaaacaacaacatagcTGCCTTATTTGCCAATTTATCCAAAGCATTTGAGTCATTAAACTATGATTTACTGATAAATCACAGGCTCAGAAGTACTAGGTTTAGCCTTGACATCGTACATCGTAGCTAAGAAATTATCTTACTGACAGAActcattgtgtttgtgtagaagGCCACAAGTCTAGGTTTCTAGAGAATAGTAGGTGTTCCCCAAGGCTTCGTCTTGGAACTTGTCCTgcattaaatgattttattaatgaTCTAGGCAAGGTCATCCAAGCAAACATTCATTTATCTGCAGAGGATACTGTCAATtatgcatgtaaacacactgACCCAGACTGTTAGAGCTCTTTGTGCAGTTTCTGTTACATGATGCTCTGCTTaatttgaaattgattttaacTGCTAAGAAAACAaggttcatgttttttttttcaaggttcAAGGTTCTTTCTCAGTAGTCTGATggttttagcatttttaaacgTGATTTTAATCTATTAAAAGGGTGAATTCTAAATAAAAGCATGTTGTTAGAAAGATTGTCATCCATCCATATACCCAACAATCTTTCTAACaacatgcttttatttaaaatttaacaatGAAGCTAAAAGTGAAGCTTGGCTTTTACGTCagaaataaatcatgttttacTTTTAATGCCAAGGAGACACTTCTTGAAACTACTTTTCTGTTTGTATTAGACTATGATGCCATTTTGTACATGTATGCAGCCTCCTGTATCTTGGGAAATCTCGATGCAGTGTGTCCTGCATCTTTGTATTAAGGGTGCACTTACCATTGTATTTTGTATAAATTGGTGGGTTAGACATTCTTACAttggtatgtttttatttataaagcagttTTAGGCAAACTGCCTGTTAATCTCAGCGCTCGCTTTTGTAAGAGTCCTGGGTCCAATCACGTACAATCATTTAATTGGTTGCTTTACATTGTTCTAAGGGCTTTTGCAACTCTGGGTCAAActgacttttatttattatgcccTGTTGTCATGGAACAAATTGCAAAAAGAGCTCAATTAATCAAAGGCTGAAT
The nucleotide sequence above comes from Anguilla rostrata isolate EN2019 chromosome 7, ASM1855537v3, whole genome shotgun sequence. Encoded proteins:
- the LOC135259722 gene encoding rho-related GTP-binding protein RhoH-like — its product is MNGMSEVSVKCVLVGDTGVGKTALLVRFTSETFPDCYKPTVYDNLGVEVFMDGVHINLGLWDTAGSESFRQIRPMSYHQADVVLICYSVANPASFASVRRRWIGEVKDHLPRAPVLVVATQTDQRDMGPNQANCLSSSDGKQLAHDIHAKGYLECSALSNRGVQQVFECAVRTATNQVKRGRSRRRVFNVNHCKIF